The Pochonia chlamydosporia 170 chromosome 3, whole genome shotgun sequence genome contains the following window.
CTTATCTAACCCCGGCAGAGCCTCCAGGGCAATAGCATCCGATGCCACGGCAGTGAAGCGCTTATTCCAAATCCACCTCGCTGTATCTTCGCACCCGTGTAATCCAGCGAGAGTCCCCGTCTGCATCTTGGCGACTTCCTCATCGGTAGGATTCTCATATACTTCCGTTGCACCCGTCCGAACGAGAAGAACATCACCTGGTTTGAAGGCGACGCCGAAATGGGCAGCAcagtcttcaacatcctGGGCTGTAATGCGCACCGATTCAAGCGGGTGGAACGGGGTGCCCTTTTCGTCGGCGTACGCCTTGTAGTCGATTAGGACGCCCCGGGCCGCCATACCACCTAATTCATGCCAGTGATCGAGGGTCGGGGCATCGTTTTCAGCCGTGGAAGCGCAGTTGGTGAGGATCTCCTGTGT
Protein-coding sequences here:
- a CDS encoding cyclase (similar to Glarea lozoyensis ATCC 20868 XP_008080424.1); this translates as MLPSHTHYWDDEITFNTQHSSQWDSLCHVQSTHTGLSYNGFQPTQEILTNCASTAENDAPTLDHWHELGGMAARGVLIDYKAYADEKGTPFHPLESVRITAQDVEDCAAHFGVAFKPGDVLLVRTGATEVYENPTDEEVAKMQTGTLAGLHGCEDTARWIWNKRFTAVASDAIALEALPGLDKDGNPALHQYLLSSFGMSIGELWDLKNLSEYCKKTGRYSFMLTSVPLNIPCLIGSPPNALTIF